Part of the Microcoleus sp. AS-A8 genome, GGGCAAGTTTTACAAAAATGGACTTTGGGTTTTAGATATTCAAGATTACAAAACTCTGAAAATACATAGCCCTCAGTCAATTGTGGTTCCTAACCGTCCATTCGCTGATGGTACCTGCGTTTATGATCACATTGAACGCTATTTATACGGTTGGTGGATACCGGGGGGGCGTAACAAGCAGCAAATCTATGACTGGTGGCAGCCCGAACTTAACGGCTGTCGCGGACGATGGATAACTCTAGGCCGTGCGGAGTTCAACCCTAACGATGTCTGCTGCCTTCAAAACAAAACCGAGTCGGAATTTTGGTCATGGGGATATTTGTTCATACAGCCAATTGCTGGAATGCCGCTTAACAAATCAGAATTTTGGGGATTAGTTACATCTGCGGCGCATCGATTAACTGGTAAATATATCTCACCCCATACGATGCGTTCTGTCTGGGCGACCTGGGCTTTCCAGGTGGGTCTGACTGATCAACAAAAAGAATCACTGGCCTATGCGATGGGTCACAAGCTCGAAACTCTGAAAAAAATGTATGAGCGATGTACGCCGGAGGAAAAACGACGACCCATAGAGGAGGCCATAGAGGAACTGTTGTTTGAGACCCTTCAATCCGACAAGCTGCAAACTCCTTCAACTCCTGACCCAGTTACACTGGCTCGTCAGTTACAGAAATTGACACCAGTTGAACGGCAGCGCTTGGTACAGATGCTTTCACGGTAACTGGTGGGTGCAGTTTTATGTTGAGAGATCGAGCAGGCTACTGCTGCCACTTTTGCTATCCGATTGGCAGCCTATTCCACATTTAGTATCGGTTGCTGCGGGAGCTGGGTCACTCGTTCTGCAACCCCAGCAACTCCCGTAGTTCTTCCTCGGATGCGATCGCTCTCCACCCCCCAGCGGCCTCGACACGTTGCAACATTGTTTCTATCGCTAGCGATACCAGGACTTCCTTACGAATCTTACGCCCCATAGAACGGCGGGTCTGTTTCACGGCATCATCCAAGGTATCGTTCAATGGCTCTGGTATCCTCGCTGATAAGGGATACAGGGGAGTTGCCTTGGTATCTTCTGATTCTTGCTCAGCTTTTCCTGATTCCTGATTCCTGATTCCCGATTCCTGATTATTTTTTTCTGATTCATGAATCTTGATTACTGAATCAGTTTTCCAGATTCCTGAATCTTCTTGAGGAGCTTCGTCGCATGGTTCGGGAGCAATGGACTCTTTTTGGGAGTCGTTGAACAGTTGCAGTGGATTGCGCTGCCCCATGCGATTTTTACTTTCTGCCATGTTTCTTCAACCCCCATTCCTTCATCACTTCACCAGCTAATGCTTTAAATGCACTTGCTCCTTTACTTTTGGGAGCATATTCAAATATTGATTGCCCGTGTCCAGCAGATTCCGCGATCGCAACGTTTTCCGGAATGCAGATTCGTAGGAGATTGAATCGGTTGTCACTGACCAGCACCGAGTCAGCTTCCACTGTCATGTTCAATGCTGGTTTGTGTCGGCTACGCAAAACATCAACGGGTACGTCTGGATTGACATCTTTAAGGGTGTCGAGTACTTGAGCCAACCCCACTAGTACCAGGGGGTCTGCCAACACTGGCACGAGAACTCGATCCGCTACTACAAGTGCGGCAACTGTAGCAGGGACGAGGGAGGGAGGACAATCCAGCAGCACCAGGTCGCAATCTAGTTTGCTAATGGCTTTGCGTAAAATCTCTGGGGAATCCCACTTTACATAAGCAGTATCCGTTCCACCAGGAATTAAGGGCACAGCGGTATCGGTGCGTAAAACCTCTTCTCCTTCCAACCAGCGGTCAAACCCCGGTTGTTTTCCAGGTACTAATCCCAAGGCATAGGTAGCGGAGCCTTGAGCATCCATGTCTACCAGCACTACTTTGATTTTTTGCTGTTGTAACCCTGAACATAAATTGACACAGGTACAAGTTTTCCCAACGCCCCCTTTCTGGGACGCGATCGCGATTGTAAGCATTTTAGAATTCACCCTTCACAGGTTTAGCATAGCCGACATTCAGGAATCTGAGAATAAAGAATCATGATTAATTAGTCTTGAATAAGGATTCATATTTAAGGATTACAGAATCATGATTCATGAAAATTGCTCAACGAGCTGATTTGCTCACGCCTTCGAGGTTACGCTCTGATAAAATCAAT contains:
- a CDS encoding ParA family protein, which gives rise to MLTIAIASQKGGVGKTCTCVNLCSGLQQQKIKVVLVDMDAQGSATYALGLVPGKQPGFDRWLEGEEVLRTDTAVPLIPGGTDTAYVKWDSPEILRKAISKLDCDLVLLDCPPSLVPATVAALVVADRVLVPVLADPLVLVGLAQVLDTLKDVNPDVPVDVLRSRHKPALNMTVEADSVLVSDNRFNLLRICIPENVAIAESAGHGQSIFEYAPKSKGASAFKALAGEVMKEWGLKKHGRK